The stretch of DNA CGTCTGGTGAGGAGTCATCCACTACAAGAATATGAAAGTCTTTTTCCAACGCAAAAACTGCGGAAATAATATTTTCTATATTTTCCTTTTCATTATAAGTTGGAATGATGACAAGTTTTTTCATTTCAGTTTGCAAAGATAGTTTATTTAACCTTTTTATTTTATACAAAATATTCTATAATTTTGCAAAAAACATTTTGTTGCTATTATCACAAAACTTTACAAACCATATAAGGATTCCTGAGAACAACGATTGGGTAATTTTTATATTATTGGGCTGCATATTTTTATATCTTTTTATGATGAACATCGTAGAAAGAGGCGCCAATTTAAAAGACTTTCTGCTTCAAAAATATTTTGATGCCAGTAACAACTTAGCCAGTTGGATCATCACCTCCTGTGTCACTGCACTCACCCTTTCGGTTTTATTGTCACAATACATTCCTATTGTTCCAAAATACGTTGCCGATTTACAGGTTTTTGGATATCAATTAAATAAATTCGGTTATTGCCTACTGGCAATCACTCTTTTTTATTTAATAAAATCAACATTAGGGTTTTTATTTTATCAAAGTATAGGTGACACAAAAAAATGGCTTATTTTTTATTTCACCTCCACTAAATTTTATTTTGTTCTGTCATTTTTATTAATAATTCTGTGTATTACCCATTATTATTTCCCCGTTGACAGAAATAAAATATTTTCTTACTATCTGGCTTTCTTTTCTTTTGTATTTATTTTCAAGGTTTTTTTCTATTTATTTC from Chryseobacterium piperi encodes:
- a CDS encoding DUF4271 domain-containing protein yields the protein MNIVERGANLKDFLLQKYFDASNNLASWIITSCVTALTLSVLLSQYIPIVPKYVADLQVFGYQLNKFGYCLLAITLFYLIKSTLGFLFYQSIGDTKKWLIFYFTSTKFYFVLSFLLIILCITHYYFPVDRNKIFSYYLAFFSFVFIFKVFFYLFHKNNVLPEKWYYKFLYICTLQITPLLLLWKLLFF